In Pseudophryne corroboree isolate aPseCor3 chromosome 3, aPseCor3.hap2, whole genome shotgun sequence, a genomic segment contains:
- the LOC135054670 gene encoding oocyte zinc finger protein XlCOF8.4-like isoform X1: MDKNRSHTTESILNITLKIIYLLTGEDYTVVKKTSGDHLTPLSCASITVSPLHSMKHDRDNDQKILELTDKIIQLLTGQEGEYIEEHRGLYKDEMMENHRPLTLWDGTSNRDTPERCPHPLYSQDCTEENRRTPQEYQVEGLTYIKVEVTEDEEETYMKGVRQCKEEEIPIDISTADGQRDRNTSEGHLTLFPDFKSEKNKTEDSAGENPISPIMHPEHHCADVSSDPSDNEECSINSDVGTHSADPTDATVFPSSECFKSFNNQSAFIRQKCKYKCSECGKCFTQKSNFVIHERSHTGERPFSCSDCGKCFTQKSYLVRHQRSHTGESPFLCNECGKCFTQKSNLVTHLKHHTDKPFLCTECVKCFTYKSDLVAHQRMHTGEKPFKCSQCGKCFTRKSNLVIHQRNHTGERPYACFRCEKCFTQKSALHIHQRIHTGERPFPCSECEKTFTQKSNLDKHLRRTHK; encoded by the exons GATtatacagtagtgaagaagacatctggtgaccATCTGACACCCCTCAGTTGTGCCTCCATCACTGTGTCTCCACTGCACTCAATGAAACATGACagagacaatgaccagaagatcctggaactcaccgacaagatcattcagctgctgactggacag gagggggagtatatagaggaacacaggggtctgtacaaggatgaGATGATGgaaaatcaccggcccctcacattatGGG atggaaccagtaacagagataccccagagagatgtccccatcctctgtattctcaggactgtacagaggagaatcgcaggaccccacaggagtatcag GTTGAAGGTCTGACTTATATTAAAGTAGAGGTTACAGAGGATGAAGAAGAGACATATATGAAGGGTGTTCGTCAATGTAAAGAGGAAGAAATCCCtatagatatcagcacag CAGATGGACAAAGGGACAGGAATACCTCGGAGGGACATCTAACTTTGTTTCCAGATTTTAAATCAGAAAAGAACAAGACAGAAGATTCTGCAGGGGAAAATCCAATTTCACCAATTATGCATCCAGAACATCATTGTGCAGATGTATCATCTGATCCTTCTGACAACGAGGAGTGTTCCATTAATTCAGATGTTGGTACACATAGTGCAGATCCTACAGATGCTACAGTCTTTCCCTCTTCTGAATGTTTTAAATCCTTTAATAACCAGTCAGCCTTTATTAGACAGAAGTGCAAATACaagtgctctgagtgtgggaaatgttttacacagaaatcaaattTTGTTATAcacgagagaagtcacacaggcgagaggccattttcatgttctgactgtgggaaatgttttacacagaaatcatatcttgttagacatcagagaagtcacacaggtgagagtccatttctgtgcaatgagtgtgggaaatgttttacacagaagtcGAATCTTGTTACACATCTGAAACATCACACAGATAAACCATTTTTGTGTACTGAGTGTGTGAAATgctttacatacaaatcagatctaGTGGCACATCAGAGGatgcacacaggtgagaagccatttaaatgttctcagtgtgggaaatgttttacgcgGAAGTCAAATCTcgttatacatcagagaaatcacacaggcgaGAGACCGTATGCCTGCTTtaggtgtgagaaatgttttacacaaaaatctgcTCTTCatatacatcagagaattcacacaggtgagcggccatttccatgttctgaatgtgaaaAAACTTTTACACAGAAGTCAAATCTTGATAAACATCTAAGAAGGACGCACAAATAA
- the LOC135054670 gene encoding oocyte zinc finger protein XlCOF8.4-like isoform X2 has translation MDKNRSHTTESILNITLKIIYLLTGEDYTVVKKTSGDHLTPLSCASITVSPLHSMKHDRDNDQKILELTDKIIQLLTGQEGEYIEEHRGLYKDEMMENHRPLTLWDGTSNRDTPERCPHPLYSQDCTEENRRTPQEYQVEGLTYIKVEVTEDEEETYMKGVRQCKEEEIPIDISTDGQRDRNTSEGHLTLFPDFKSEKNKTEDSAGENPISPIMHPEHHCADVSSDPSDNEECSINSDVGTHSADPTDATVFPSSECFKSFNNQSAFIRQKCKYKCSECGKCFTQKSNFVIHERSHTGERPFSCSDCGKCFTQKSYLVRHQRSHTGESPFLCNECGKCFTQKSNLVTHLKHHTDKPFLCTECVKCFTYKSDLVAHQRMHTGEKPFKCSQCGKCFTRKSNLVIHQRNHTGERPYACFRCEKCFTQKSALHIHQRIHTGERPFPCSECEKTFTQKSNLDKHLRRTHK, from the exons GATtatacagtagtgaagaagacatctggtgaccATCTGACACCCCTCAGTTGTGCCTCCATCACTGTGTCTCCACTGCACTCAATGAAACATGACagagacaatgaccagaagatcctggaactcaccgacaagatcattcagctgctgactggacag gagggggagtatatagaggaacacaggggtctgtacaaggatgaGATGATGgaaaatcaccggcccctcacattatGGG atggaaccagtaacagagataccccagagagatgtccccatcctctgtattctcaggactgtacagaggagaatcgcaggaccccacaggagtatcag GTTGAAGGTCTGACTTATATTAAAGTAGAGGTTACAGAGGATGAAGAAGAGACATATATGAAGGGTGTTCGTCAATGTAAAGAGGAAGAAATCCCtatagatatcagcacag ATGGACAAAGGGACAGGAATACCTCGGAGGGACATCTAACTTTGTTTCCAGATTTTAAATCAGAAAAGAACAAGACAGAAGATTCTGCAGGGGAAAATCCAATTTCACCAATTATGCATCCAGAACATCATTGTGCAGATGTATCATCTGATCCTTCTGACAACGAGGAGTGTTCCATTAATTCAGATGTTGGTACACATAGTGCAGATCCTACAGATGCTACAGTCTTTCCCTCTTCTGAATGTTTTAAATCCTTTAATAACCAGTCAGCCTTTATTAGACAGAAGTGCAAATACaagtgctctgagtgtgggaaatgttttacacagaaatcaaattTTGTTATAcacgagagaagtcacacaggcgagaggccattttcatgttctgactgtgggaaatgttttacacagaaatcatatcttgttagacatcagagaagtcacacaggtgagagtccatttctgtgcaatgagtgtgggaaatgttttacacagaagtcGAATCTTGTTACACATCTGAAACATCACACAGATAAACCATTTTTGTGTACTGAGTGTGTGAAATgctttacatacaaatcagatctaGTGGCACATCAGAGGatgcacacaggtgagaagccatttaaatgttctcagtgtgggaaatgttttacgcgGAAGTCAAATCTcgttatacatcagagaaatcacacaggcgaGAGACCGTATGCCTGCTTtaggtgtgagaaatgttttacacaaaaatctgcTCTTCatatacatcagagaattcacacaggtgagcggccatttccatgttctgaatgtgaaaAAACTTTTACACAGAAGTCAAATCTTGATAAACATCTAAGAAGGACGCACAAATAA